ACACTCACAGCTAGTACCCTGGTAAGGGATTTTTAGACACATCATTACTACCTTGAAGTTAAAAGCGAATCAGTCCTGGGGAGTTAATTACCAATAAATTAATCTAAAATAGGTCTCCCATATGTCATGGAGCCAGCATAAGATGATTCTCAGTGCTAGCCAGAAACATTGCAAGATACCAGGTATACACTTGGATAGCTGACTTCATATGTGTGGCAGATGTTTATAGGAATAGCGGGGAAAATCATTTGCAGCCATCTACAgtgaaaaacagagataaagtTCTGATTAAAAGAACACCTTTTTGACAGAGACTTAGAAAAGCATCCCCCCTCCAGCCTTGCCCCAAAAGGAAAATTCTCAGCTCTCTGTTGTTGCTGCAATCTTTTCCCCAACACTTACAGAAAGGAAATTTTACCTATTTCTCTTTAATGCTGGTCTGTGGGCCTTATTCAGCTacataaagtagaaataattttagaaattaaaaataaaactagataactaaaaataaaaagaagttactTTCATCACTAGTGCTTTGGAATACCATATCCTCTGTTATAATGTTCTCAAGGAGGTATGCAAGAAAaccagagacagaagaaaaaaaactcagaataGTTGTCTGAACTTTAATATTTGAATCAAGGAAAATGTGAACAGACGAAACCTTAGTAGGAAAGAAATGGCGCATGCACAAAAGGGATAGATTAATAAAATGACGACTGATTATTGGTGATGaacatatttgtttcattttccttaacACGTCCCAACTTCCATAATTATTCAAATGCGCAAGTGTTCCTAACGTCCTGACTTAAATTGCCCAGGAATGCAACAAAGAAATCTGGTTTCATTCCTGAATTATGTAGTTAACTGAGGCTGTTTGAGCCCCGATTTGATGTGGTCAGTAGTCAGAATACTGATACAtgattattaaaattactttttcccATCTTAATTGATAAGGTGATTTTACACAATTTTGCATTTCAAATACGTCTAAGTAAATTTAGTAAACcgaaaatgaaaatgacaaatcTCAAATAACACATTTTAGAACACATTTCCATTTTGAACTGTTCACTACATATGACTGAGTTACACCTCCTTCAACATATACAGTATTAATGTTAAATGTCATGGTAATATATATGAACTACATAAAAACAGTGTTGCTTTCTAACATGTGGCTTGTTTAAACCCTAAAAGAGCACAGCTGGCTTTGctgagccaaaccatattattgaTCCATCTTGACTGTGATTCCATTTGTGAGATAAAGTCCCAATTGGGAGCTTTCTCATAAATTGGGTCAAGACAGGAAGAATTCTAGGTAGCCAGaggtgtctctgtgtctcttcaaATAATTGAAGGCCATTTCTTCTGGTGTCTGGAAGAAGTAAAATGTCCTTGTCTAACGGGTATTGCTTTAGTATACCACATGCCCAATAAGTTCTAGCATCTAGGAGCATGCAATAGCAGCTAATATTAGTTAGCTATGCAGTCATGGTATTATTTGTGTTTAATTATATCATGtgcatttagatattttaaatgttaaagagaaaacagaagaactTATTCTCCTTAGCAACCATTATAGTACAGAATGTTCAAAGCTGCAATCACATTCATAAGGCAAATAAATTGGTTACAAAATGAGGGTAGCAACAAGTGTGCATGCTGTAGAAACTGTGAAACGGTACCTAAAATAGATAATCACcttatttgttttccaaattccAGTGCTGGCTCAGACCATCAATTATCAAACTGGAAAATTTTCACTTTAACGCTCGACGTCAGTTTTCAGTCttaggagtgaaaaaaaaaaaaaggaacataaaataatttgttttctcactgGCTAAGATTCTACCTCATTCGAGAaagacttaattaaaaaaaacccttttaaGAATAAAGGGCTTGAGGTCTTAATGGTAACTCATACTGGTGGGCACACCTAGGGCTTCACTGTTCCAGCTTAATACACAAAAACTAAATGGTAAGACAGGCATCAACAAAGACAGGTTACTTTCTAAAATACTTTCTACATATTGATTTCCTTCTTCAATATTATTTCCTTTGGCTCATGCACACTCAAGGCGCTTCATAAATAAGACGATGAAAGTGGCAAGGGTTATACATTATGAAAGCTCTTTTTCAGAAACAAAGTCGAAATAAATTAACCGGTTATTTTAAAACGCCAGTTTGCAAGTTCTTGAAGTCCCTGGTGCTTTGACTTTAGGATTtctctaaaacacagaaacaaagggTACAAATCAGGTGGCCGTCCAAAGTGACTTCGGGCGCCCCACTTAGGGAGAGGCCTGGGTTCCGGTAGCCCGCTGGGGTCGAAGGCCACATTTTCCCCGGGTTTATTGGGCTTCGCGGCGGGAGTCTTCGTTCAGGCAGGGGATGCCttaggagggaaggaggggacgGTGACCCAGGGCGTTGGAAGCCGGGGATCTCCGCTTCCCTCGGGCCCGGGCTGGGTTACCAGTGCTGGCCGGCGGCGCGGGTGCCCAGTTGCGCCTGGGACACTGCGGGCACGGCCGTGGCGGCCACGGCGGCGGCCGCTGCGTCGCCGACACCCGGCAGGACTGAGCGCACTGAGCGGCGGAACTCCTCGTTCCTCCACGTGTAGAGCAGCGGGTTGAGCGCGGACAGGGCGCAGCACAGGAGCCAGCTGGCCGCCTGCACGCCCCACGGCACCGGCAGCGAGAAGCCGCTGGCCAGGCTCACCCACACCAGCGGCTGCGTGGCCAGCAGGAAGACGCAGCAGAGCAGCAGCACCGACAGGCCGCTGAGACGCCGCTGCGCCCGCCGGGGGTGCAGCGCGGGCGGCAGGGGCTGGGCCTGCGCGGGGTGCGCGGCGCCGCCGGGGCCCTGCGCGTGCTGGGCGCCCGggaaggcggcggcggcggcggcgcagcCGGGCAGCTGGTGCAGCAGGTGGAAGTTGAGCACGCTGACCCGCTTGACGCTGACGCGCACGCGGCGCACGATGCCCAGGTAGCAGTGCAGCAGCAGCGCCGTCTGCGCCAGCAGCGCCGCGGCGGCCAGCAGCGCCGGGTAGTGCACGCGCGGGGGCGCGGCGCCGGGCCGCGGCGCCCAGGGCGGCAGCAGCAGCACGAGGCCCAGGGCGAGCGCCCAGGACAGCGCCAGCATGCCCGCCGTGTGGCGCCTCTGGTACAGCGCCTGGTAGGTGGCGGGCGTCCGGGTGATGAGCAGGTAGCGGTTCAGGGCCACGAGGCAGTGGGACAGGAGGGACACCGTGAGTCCGAGGCCCAGCAGCCCGCCCCGTAGCAAGCGGTAGCTGCCCCCGGCGCCGTCCCAGTCCGCGGGGGGCTCCGCAGAGCCGGCGGGCAGGAGCCCGAGCACCGCCTCCTGCGGCATCCAGAGGGCGCAGACGCTGAG
Above is a window of Saimiri boliviensis isolate mSaiBol1 chromosome 11, mSaiBol1.pri, whole genome shotgun sequence DNA encoding:
- the GPR88 gene encoding G protein-coupled receptor 88, encoding MTNSSSTSTSSTTGGSLLLLCEEEESWAGRRIPVSLLYSGLAIGGTLANGMVIYLVSSFRKLQTTSNAFIVNGCAADLSVCALWMPQEAVLGLLPAGSAEPPADWDGAGGSYRLLRGGLLGLGLTVSLLSHCLVALNRYLLITRTPATYQALYQRRHTAGMLALSWALALGLVLLLPPWAPRPGAAPPRVHYPALLAAAALLAQTALLLHCYLGIVRRVRVSVKRVSVLNFHLLHQLPGCAAAAAAFPGAQHAQGPGGAAHPAQAQPLPPALHPRRAQRRLSGLSVLLLCCVFLLATQPLVWVSLASGFSLPVPWGVQAASWLLCCALSALNPLLYTWRNEEFRRSVRSVLPGVGDAAAAAVAATAVPAVSQAQLGTRAAGQHW